The following are encoded in a window of Vespula vulgaris chromosome 8, iyVesVulg1.1, whole genome shotgun sequence genomic DNA:
- the LOC127065476 gene encoding DNA-directed RNA polymerase I subunit RPA43 codes for MKFRPYTGITWSLLELAGLLEDEDSHVHFERMKKHLGLHPFHMNDLSAALNEILSSGLNAYDSELQGFLLAYKNPKLLTPLGDIFYDSCFIHIDIEADFYVFRPQIGHLLKGVVHKKGANYIGVLMHKAFNVSIPKPENVENWPGDMVNIGQEVRFEVTNLDFTSRLPFIRGILNEVDYLQGCKVPARVSSNGTFYEINGSDESDNSNVEVHQSTKKKKKLKKTKKKVSSEEHLTKKKGLDNQDTEDEENKKLNNKSLTKSGESNNEAEDDEHLNISNDDLSYLNGDETSVKKKKKHEKSLKRKFKEILEPEYDYNNVTIKVERDTSTTDTETESKKHLKKSKKHSKKLKYSTDANGSIDNEVQEDVRLESGKHSENEFKTPIKLEKLSKSNSIKEESTSHKSKSPKKRIKRSLTDFESKFGYVEIKVEDCSETEYSQLYDKEQKVKIKTEKSMVNNEINNENSLSESTKKHKRKRAKTLEVEQDYENVTIKKEKLDDYSSDYTSPSKKSSKNKYSNDHNTNDEYDTHHEISIKKSHKKSKVKENLESEPQETKIKTENVR; via the exons atgaagtttAGGCCATACACAGGAATAACTTGGTCTCTGTTAGAGTTAGCAGGTCTTTTAGAAGATGAAGATTCGCATGTCCATTTCGAACGTATGAAAAAGCATCTTGGATTGCATCCGTTTCATATGAATGATCTTAGTGCAGcattgaatgaaatattaagtTCTGGATTGAATGCATATGATTCAGA attacAAGGCTTCCTTTTAGCTTATAAAAACCCAAAATTACTTACTCCACTTGGagatatattttacgattCATGTTTTATTCATATTGATATTGAAGCAGATTTTTATGTATTCAGACCACAAATTGGTCATTTATTGAAAG GCGTCGTTCATAAAAAAGGTGCTAATTATATTGGTGTACTTATGCACAAAGCTTTTAATGTTTCTATTCCCAAACCAGAGAATGTAGAAAATTGGCCAGGCGATATGGTAAATATCGGACAAGAAGTTAGATTTGAAGTTACAAATTTAGATTTTACTAGTAGATTACCATTTATTCGAGGGATATTAAACGAAGT CGACTATCTACAAGGTTGTAAAGTACCTGCACGTGTTTCTTCTAATGGaacattttatgaaataaatggaAGCGATGAATCTGATAATTCAAATGTAGAAGTACATCAGTctactaaaaaaaagaaaaagttgaaaaaaacaaagaaaaaagtgtcTTCAGAAGAACacttaacgaagaaaaagggtTTGGATAATCAAGATacagaagacgaagaaaataaaaaacttaatAACAAAAGTTTGACAAAATCTGGAGAATCGAATAATGAAGCGGAAGATGatgaacatttaaatatttctaacgaCGATCTAAGTTACTTAAACGGTGATGAAACAtctgtaaaaaagaagaagaaacatgaaaagagtttaaaaaggaaatttaaaGAGATATTGGAACCAGAGTATGATTACAATAACGTTACAattaaagtagaaagagatacgTCTACTACTGATACCGAAACTGAATCGAAAAAACACCTAAAGAAATCTAAGAAACATTCTAAAAAATTGAAGTATTCTACCGATGCTAATGGCAGTATAGATAATGAAGTACAAGAAGATGTGCGATTAGAAAGTGGAAAACATTCCGAAAATGAATTCAAAACACCAATTAAGTTAgagaaattatcaaaatcaAATAGCATTAAAGAAGAATCTACAAGTCATAAAAGCAAATCTCctaagaaacgaataaaaagatctCTAACAGATTTTGAATCTAAATTTGGTTATGTTGAAATTAAAGTAGAAGATTGTAGCGAGACAGAATATTCGCAACTATAcgataaagaacaaaaagtcaagattaaaacagaaaaatctatggttaataatgaaattaataatgagaACTCTCTAAGTGAATCaacaaagaaacataaaagaaaacgtgCAAAAACTTTAGAAGTAGAACAAGACTATGAAAAtgtaacaattaaaaaagagaaattagatGACTATTCATCAGATTACACGTCACCAAGTAAAAAATCttcaaagaataaatatagcAATGATCATAATACCAATGATGAATATGACACACATCATGAGATTAGCATTAAAAAATCACATAAAAAATCTaaagtaaaggaaaatttaGAGTCAGAACCtcaagaaacaaaaatcaaaacagAAAATGTACGATAA